The region ATTTCCGCCATTCGCACTGGCGATCGGGTGAAAAGTCAAAAAGGAACGAGCCAGGTTATTGCTATCGAAAGGCCGACTTTGGGCGGGCGCCTGCTTTACGGCCTGAATGGCGGACCCGGATTTTTCACAGCCGAACACCCATTCATGGATGCCGGCGGTTGGGTCTCCGTTGACCCCGGCGCAACCGCTGAAGAAAATCCGGCGGTATTTGTCACAAAAATGAAGGTCGGCGACTGGCTGGTGACGATCGGTCAAATGGAAGAATGGGTAGTAGTCAAATCTATCGACCCACACGATATCGATGAGCCGAACAGAACAGTTTACAATTTGATCTTGGACGGCGATCACACGTACTACGCTGATGGGTATCTAGTACATAACAAATACTGAGTATTTAGGCTTGAATTGTGATGATAATCACATTCTTAGGCCTAGATAGCGTTAGTATATCTTCATCTACGGAGGATTTGGCGATGAAAGCAGAAGCCGCATTACTAATTACAGCTATTCTTGGTTCCCAGGCGGCATGCGCCGACGTTCCACTCGTGCCCGGGTCGCCGCTGCGCATCGATAGGATTGGAGTTCGTCTGTCCGACCAAGGGCTCGAAAACCTAGGGTTCGCGAAAATGACGCGCTCTCAGATCACGGCGGCTTGGATCGGCAATACTGTCGCCTGGGGGCTCTCGGGCAAGGTCGACGCGGTCATTTTTTATGATCCTGTTGGCGTCGCGTGGACCTCGGCCGCCGACGGTTCGAAGACCGTCGCCGGCTGGTGGTTTGAGGGTGACGATTTTTGCGAAGGTAGCGCCGCCAAGTCCATGTGCTCGACGATTTGGTCGGCCCCGGCCGGCGCGGGCGCCGCCCGCATGATCCGCGCCATCGACCTTAGCGAGGGCCAGGTCAGATCATACTCGACCCAAGTTATTCCGGGCGACCTGGGTCGCCGGGAATGGGGTGGACGATTTGCGACCGTGCCCGTTGAGATTACAATCAACGGCAGCGCCGCGCAGTCAAAAGCGCAGGTTTTCTGGGACTCGAAAAATGGAGAGGTTTTGGGTCCCGGCTTTGCCTACGTTTTGGATTGGCCGGCGAGTGGGGTCAGGTGCGGCGGTCGGCTGACGCGGGCCATCGGCGAGACGCCTAGGCTTTCATGCCCCGGCGGGTTCACCGGCCTGGGTGACGCCGGCGCGCCGTTCACCCTCGTGGATCCTTCCAGCTCAACGACGGTGGTGGTTCGATTCCTCAGCGATCGCTGGTGACCGGCCGTGTCCGCGCTCTGGGTCACCTATCGCCGGGCTGGCGATGATTGGCTGATCGCCAGCCCCTCCGCTGCCCTTCCCGCCTGGCTCCCCTGGAAACTCAGCCCTACGCCACCTGGCTGGGAGGCTGCCATCGACGAACTGAAACAGAGGATTCGAGCGCGCACGGCCTCGTTTTCGATCGGCCGCGGGCAAGGCCGCGAAGATTTGTTGTTGCAGATCCCTGTCAGCGCTCGCCCGCCGTTCAATGCGATGGCGAAAACAGGCGATTGACACGCCAGTTTTGGTTGTTGAGAGTTAACAGAACACTCATAGGAGGCTCTGTTGAGGAATTTATTCTTTTTGCTTGCAATGCTTGTTCCCGCTGCCAGTCCGGCGATGGCCGAGCCGATCCAAAACACAGATTGGGTCTCAAAGCTCGTGATGCTCGGCCCAGCTGCGCGCGAGGAAGTAAAGGCTAGTTACACAAAATACCTGGGCGCATCGAGCCGACATGACTATCATTTAGCAATATCCGAAGATGGAATGCGCTGGGACGCTCAATCGCACGATGAAGATTGGGGCTGGACAACGGATGACGCAAGAAAGAATGTCCTTCAACGCTGCCAATTTAAATCGAAGAAGACCTGCTTTATTGCAGCGATCGATGGGAATCTGAATTTTACGGTTGGATCTCCATACCCTTTGGAGCCCCAGACGTTTAAATTTGGGGGCGACCTGGATCCGGATCAAATACCATTTATCAGCGAACGCGCGCGCCAGAAAATTAAGTCCGGATATCCCGACAGCCAAATATATAAGGCTCTTGCAATAAGTCCTTACGGCGCTTGGGGCTATTCTTTTGGCTTTGGCAATAGCAATCAGGCGAAGACGAAAGCGATTGAGAATTGTGAGGACTCTTCGTGCTTCGTCTATGCGAGTACAGATCAGGTGCTATTCGACGCCGACACCGTCTTACCCGGCCGATAATTCTTGAGTGGTGCCGGCGATTTCTCCCCGGCACCGCCATGAGACTTGTAGCCATTACCTAATGCATCCAGTCGCCGATTCGGTCCCACTGGAGATTTAGGCAGTTAGCCGTCCATCGGTAGTAGCGCTGAATCTTTCTGCCGAGGTCGTGCATCGCGTCCATGCCGCCGACCGCGTCTGCGGCTTGTCCGGCAGCCCGCAGCTCGGCTCGCGCCTCAGCGCGGGTGAGCTTGATGATATCTGGCGGCAGCGGCGGACCCGGCGGCCGGAACCCGCCGATCATGGATTCATCGTCGAGCTTTGCACACAAGTGGGCGAGACGCCGAATACCTTCGTCGGTCGCAGCCGGTATCTTCCTCGAATAGGATCTGGAATAGGACCTGATCCGCACTAGCATAGTAATCTCCTAAGTTACGTATGGGTTGTAGTCCAACTACAACCCTGCCCTCGGCGAGAGCAGGGGGTAGCAAGGTCAAAGCCGGCCCGGACCCACGCGCAGGCCGAAGGCCGAGCATGGGGAGGACCGCCCGAAGGGCTTGGCCTTGACCGCGCGAGGGCCCGGCGGGCCCTTAGCGCCGGCGGCGCGTCTGCGCGGCCTTGGGGCCCTAGGATACCCCACACGGTTACAAATGCCCCGCCAGTGAAGCTAGAAGCGCCCGCCCACCCCCTGCCGATCGAAAGAAGGCCGGCCCCTGGACGTTGGAGACCATCGGCGGCGGCGAGACCGTGGAACTTGGTCGGGTCGGCAGCGCCCCCCTCGCCCTTCCGATCTCCGCATGCAGGCTGGCCCAGGGCCGCGCGGTCTGGCCTTTGGCGAGCAGGCCAGCGGCGTACGCATTCGGCCGCCGCACGGCCCCTCGTCGAAGACGGGACGCGATCACAGCAATAACTGCGACGAGGCCGCGCTCGCCATGTAGGGCAGCGAGTCCGCTTATAGTCGGGGCAGATAGGCCGACCATCGCACCAATCGCACGAGACGCCCGACAAAGACTCGACCAAGTGGCCGTGCCTTCCCCCGCCTCGGAAAATTCGGGCACTAAGGTGGCGATCACGACGGCCGACAGAGGTGCGGGCTGGCCGCGGTCGGCGTTATTGAGGCCCGGCGGTCTCGGGGTGCTCCCTGTCAAAGGATCTACAGAAGGCTCAAAGCTTGTTTCCTTAGTAGTGGTATGGCCAGCGCACTTTTGCGCTTTCTGGTCGTGCGAATTGGCCTCTTCGGAGGTGGCCTCAGGCCGTGCGAAAAGGGCGTCGATGCGCTGATAGAGAGGCCCCAGATCGACGGCGACCGCCCGGCCGGTCGATTGCCGCGTGATGAAGCCGGCGGCATCCAGGGCGGCCAGATGCCGGCCTACGGTGCCCGCCGTTACCCCGTGCCGGCGGCCGAATCGGGAGCGATAAACAACAACCCGGAGGTCGGTCTCGGGTCGAAGAAGCTCCACTAGGCCCATGAGACTTACGAGTGAGCCCTTGCCGATCAGGCCGAGGCACCTGGCCTTCTTTGCTGACCACAGCAAGCGGCTGCGCTTGCGCTTGAAGTCCGATTCGTCGCGTCCAAATAAGGTGGTCGGATATGTCAAGTCAGTTACTCGCCCAGGCGGGCGGGACGCGAAAGGTGAATCACGTTTTGACAGGACGGCGGGCGCACGAGATAATGCGCTGGTCCGGCCGGGTCGTACTCACTCGCGTACCGCTCGGCTGCCGCTGGCGCTGCTAACGCCACCGGCCGAATCGGGCCCTGGGGTGCTCTCCCCGGGGCCCATCCTCGGCACATCTAGTTGGCCAAAGCCTCCCAAAAATGCCGCTTCTGCCTGCAAAAAAACCCTTATAAATCAACCGGTTGACCCGGTCTCTGACACCGGTAGCTCTGGTTCGAATCCAGGTCCCCCAGCCAGCGCGTCCCTCTCCCTGAATATCGATCATGGCTGTGGCTGCCGTCACGCCGCCACGACATTTCCCTTGCAAATCCTCGGGCAATGATCGGGATGATAGTGCGTGCCCGATCGGCCAGAGGTTCGGGCGCGGGCCTGTACTCAACAAATAAGGGGAGGGGAATCATGAGCCTAGGCACAGTGCTGTTCTCGTTTTCGGGCCGCCTCAACCGGCTGCCCTGGTGGCTGAGTGCGATCGGCCTTGCCGTCGCCCAGTGGGTGCTGCTTTTCGTCCTGATGAAGGCCCTGGGCGTGGAGATGGTGGAAACCACCACCGCCACCAGCTACAGCGTCCAAGCCGACATGAGCACCATGAGCCCGGCCGCCATGACGGTGTTCGGCATCGTCGGGCTGGTCTTCCTGTGGCCGGGGCTGGCGATCGCCATCAAGCGCTGGCACGACCGCGGCAAGAGCGGCTGGTGGGTGCTGATCATCCTGATCCCGATCGTCGGCGTCATCTGGGCCCTGGTCGAGAACGGCTTCCTGCGCGGTACGGTCGGCCCCAATCAATACGGCCCCGACCCGCTGGGCGCCTGAACCACCGGCACCGCCGCGCCCGGGCGCGGCGGTGCTGCTCTCAATCCTCGCGGCTGGCCGGATGGGGGATCCGGACCTGATCTTCGGCGGCCAGCGGTTCGGGGCGCAGGCCCGAGGTCATCAGGCCCATCATGACCCGGTCGAGCGAGGCCCCGCGCAGCACGCTGTCCACCGCCTCGCAGATGGGCATGTCGATGCCCAGGCGCCCGGCCAGGGCGACGACCGAGGCGGCATTGACCGCCCCCTCCACCACCGGCCCGCCCTCGTCCAGCCTGGGGTTGCGCCCCTCGCCCAGGGCCTTGCCGTAGGAGAAGTTGCGCGACTGCTCGCTGGAGCAGGTCAGCACCAGATCGCCCACCCCCGCCAGGCCGCTCAAGGTGTCGGCCCGGGCGCCCAGCGCCACGGCCAGGCGCGTCAGCTCGGCCAGGCCGCGGGTGATCAGGGTGGCACGGGCATTGCTGCCCAGGGCCCGGCCTTGAGCAATCCCGCAGGCGATGGCGATCACGTTCTTCACGGCGCCGCCGATCTCGACCCCGATCACATCGTCGGCGAGATAGGGCCGGAACCTTGTGGTGGCGAAGGTCACGGCCACCCGGGCGGCCAGGTGGCTGCTGTCGAAGGTGCCGCCCGCCGCGGCGACGGTCACCGCCGTCGGCAGGTCGCGCGCGACCTCGGCGGCAAAGGTCGGGCCGGACAGCACCGCCTGGGGCCGGCCCGGCATGGCCGCGGCGACGACCTCGCTCATCAGCAGGCCGGTTTCGGCCTCGACCCCCTTGGCGCAGATCACCACCGGCACGCCGGGCGCCAGCAGCCCCTCGCACTGCCCGGCCATGGCACGCAGATGCTGCGACGGCGTGGTCAGCAGCACCAGATCGGCGCCGGCCAATGCCTGTTCGAGCGCGCCCGTGACCGCAACGGCCGGCGGCAGGGTGATGCCTGCCATGAAGGGATTGGTGCGGTCGCGCGCCACCGATTCCAGAACGGCGGCCTCGCGGGCCCACAGCACGACCTGGCGCCCCGCCCGCAGCGCCGCCAGGGCCAGGGCCGTGCCCCAGGCACCGGCACCGATGATCGCGATGCGGCCGAAGGCGGCCGGGCTGTGGTCATCGCTCGCGCGCGTGGACAAGGGAGCCCTCTGCCGTGATCGGGCGGCCCCGCCGCCCCAAGTGATTTGCGCCGACGCCGGGCCCGGCCCCGCGTCGGCTCATCCATAACCGGCGGCAGGCCTCGTGTCACGCCGGGACGGTGACGGCGGCCCCCGTCACTGGAAGCCCAGCGCCAACTGGGCCGAACCGGCGGCAAAGCCGGTCACTGCCCCCAGGACGAAGAAGATCCATTCGTCTTCCTGGAAGGCCGGCCGCAGCAGGTCCTGGAACTCCTCGGGCGACAGCAGCCTGGTCCGCGCGGCCAGGAAGCGGGCGAGGAATTTCGCCCGGTCCTTGTTGAAGGCCACATCCTCCAGCGGTTCCAGTGCCATGGCCGGCGACTTCTCGGCGATCGAGGTCTTCAGCCCGGCATAGCCGTCAGGTCCCATGGCAAGCTGCAGGGTGGTGCGCACCACCGGCGATTCGAGCATCGGCGCCAGGTGCCGCTTGATCAGGATCTTGGTCCGGCCGGCGTGCTTGCCCACCAGGATCTCGCGGGTGATGGCGCCGATGGTCAGCATTTCGGTGGCCGCGAGTTCGGCGAACTTGTCGGCGATTTCGGCCTGGCGGGTCAGGAACACGCCCTGGAATTTCCACGGCCCGATCTTCAGGGGATGCAAGGGCCGGAATACCATGGAAAGCGCGATCCAGTTGGTCAGGAAGCCCAGGATCGCCGCATAGGCCGGCAGCAGCCAGTGCGCCGGGATGAAGTAGAACAGCACCATCTGCAGCAGGCCGAAGACCAGGCCGATCCAGAAGCTGATGCGGACGACGAAATCCAGCTCCTTGGCGCCGACCTCGACGAACATGCGCACCACCAGGCCACGGTCCAACTCGACCTGATTGCCGATCATCTCGCGGATATCGACCAGGTCCTCGACATTGTTGATGATGTCGTCCATCAGCTCGCCCATCACGCGCGAGAGCTGGGCGCGGGCATGGTTATAGACGCGGTTGCGGATGAGACGCGGCAGGTTCGCCCACAGGACCGGGCTCTGCTCGCCCATCAGGTCGTCGACATAATCCTCGATGCGGGCGGCGACCACCTTGGAGACCTGCTCGGAGATCTTGTCAGGCTCCATCTGGCGCATGAAATCGCTGAGCGTGCCGATCTTGGCCAGGGTCTTGTCGACCAGGATGGTCGACATCTTGCGGCCCTTGCGCGGCACCACGCCCTGCCAGCCGAGGTAGGGCGGCAACACGCCGACGAAATGGATGGGATAGAAGACCATCTTGATCGCCATCCAGACATGCGCCCAGGTGACGACCGCGGCCACGACCGGAATGCTGACGAACCCCCAAAAGTCCGGCCGAGCGTAAAGCTCGGCAAAGAATTCGCCCAGGCCCATGCCTCTCCCCTACCCTGTCCGGCGCTTCTTGGTGCTGGGCGCCCGTTTTGATTATTCACACCCTTGCGCGGCGTGACCAGTGCAGTAACGACGCATTTGGGATCATTGGCTACTCGGGTAATCACGGAAACGCCGCGACGAGCCCCACCAGCAGGAACGCCCCCGCGGTCAGCGCATGCAGCAGGGGCAACTCGCCGCGCAGGATCCCCCGCTGGACGCCCAGGAAACGCGCCTCGTCCAAGGCATCGAAGCGGGCCGTCACATGGGCGTAGAGACGCGCGGCGCAACGCTGCGCGAAAACCGGCTCGGCCATGGCCCGGGGCAGCAAGGCCAGGAGTTCGGCGGTCGCCGCGGCCTGCATCCCCTCCATCGCGCTGGGCGGGATGATCAGGGACAGCATCGGCCGCCCCGGCATGCGCGCGAAGATGGCGGCCACCCGGCGTTCGATGATGGCGCGGGTGGCTCGCGCGCCGCTGCCGGCGATCAGCTCGTCGATCACCGCCTCGATCTTGAACACGTCATTGGCGACGGTATCGGCATAGAGCCCGGTGATCATCGGGCGTTCGGGCAGCAGCGGCGTGATCATCCAGGACGGCATCCGCTCGCGCCAACGGGCCGGCGGCGGCTCGAACATCCAGGTCATCGCCCCCAGCGAGGCGATGAAGCCCGTCGCGGCA is a window of Oleomonas cavernae DNA encoding:
- a CDS encoding DUF805 domain-containing protein, producing the protein MSLGTVLFSFSGRLNRLPWWLSAIGLAVAQWVLLFVLMKALGVEMVETTTATSYSVQADMSTMSPAAMTVFGIVGLVFLWPGLAIAIKRWHDRGKSGWWVLIILIPIVGVIWALVENGFLRGTVGPNQYGPDPLGA
- a CDS encoding NAD(P)H-dependent glycerol-3-phosphate dehydrogenase; this translates as MSTRASDDHSPAAFGRIAIIGAGAWGTALALAALRAGRQVVLWAREAAVLESVARDRTNPFMAGITLPPAVAVTGALEQALAGADLVLLTTPSQHLRAMAGQCEGLLAPGVPVVICAKGVEAETGLLMSEVVAAAMPGRPQAVLSGPTFAAEVARDLPTAVTVAAAGGTFDSSHLAARVAVTFATTRFRPYLADDVIGVEIGGAVKNVIAIACGIAQGRALGSNARATLITRGLAELTRLAVALGARADTLSGLAGVGDLVLTCSSEQSRNFSYGKALGEGRNPRLDEGGPVVEGAVNAASVVALAGRLGIDMPICEAVDSVLRGASLDRVMMGLMTSGLRPEPLAAEDQVRIPHPASRED
- a CDS encoding DUF445 domain-containing protein; its protein translation is MGLGEFFAELYARPDFWGFVSIPVVAAVVTWAHVWMAIKMVFYPIHFVGVLPPYLGWQGVVPRKGRKMSTILVDKTLAKIGTLSDFMRQMEPDKISEQVSKVVAARIEDYVDDLMGEQSPVLWANLPRLIRNRVYNHARAQLSRVMGELMDDIINNVEDLVDIREMIGNQVELDRGLVVRMFVEVGAKELDFVVRISFWIGLVFGLLQMVLFYFIPAHWLLPAYAAILGFLTNWIALSMVFRPLHPLKIGPWKFQGVFLTRQAEIADKFAELAATEMLTIGAITREILVGKHAGRTKILIKRHLAPMLESPVVRTTLQLAMGPDGYAGLKTSIAEKSPAMALEPLEDVAFNKDRAKFLARFLAARTRLLSPEEFQDLLRPAFQEDEWIFFVLGAVTGFAAGSAQLALGFQ